The Vibrio toranzoniae sequence ATAGCAATTTCTTGCTCCATTGCGCCAATGATGCCGATTTTCATGTGTAGTCTCTTAATAAAAATATGTAAACAGTAGAACGAAATTGTAGCATGGAAGAGAAGCGTCGAGCGACTGCCCAGAGGCACTTCTCATCCTAATACAGACGATTATCCACGTATTCTTTTATCTATTTGATTAGGCCTTCACTTTTTAGGCTTGTGCGAAGTTGTTCAGCACGCTTTCGGTTCACCCCAAAGTCAGAGTAGCCAGTACGAGACTCTGAACGTACGATCAGCTTACCACCAGTAACCTTAAGTTCTAAGTCATCGACAAAGCGCATGATGCGAGAAGTGCATTCAATACGTAGGTAATTTTCGGTTTTGTTGGCTGTTTTCGCGCCCGGTAAGGTTAACGTAACCTGTTCAATAGCATCGAGGTTTGCTGAATCTGATAATTCAAATGCGGCCAATGCATGCTGCTCACGATCATCTTGGGTCGATACACAGTTTGGTTTGTCGCCACAAGGTGATGAAGTTCTGTCTTCCATGTCCGTGATACCTTGGCTGCAAGCGGTTAAAGTCAAAAGAGAGAGAAAAAGGAGAGCTGTTTTTTTCATAGTGTTTCCTATGCGTTGTTTTAATTGTAGTTATAGGTATTAGCTTGTTTACGATTGTTTTACGTATTTTCGTTATGCTTGTGATAAACGTATCTAATTCAAAAAAGGATCCATCATAGGATCCTTTTTTTATAGTAACGAACTGAGTAATAAAGGAAACCCAGTCACACTTCTAGGTAGTCCAAGATCCCTTCTGCGGCTTTACGGCCTTCATCGATAGCGGTCACCACCAAGTCAGATCCTCGAACCGCATCGCCACCGGCAAATATCTTGCTGTTGGTGGTTTGGTATTGAAACTCTTGTTGTCCGGGAGCCTTGATACGGCCCCATTGGTCCAAATCAACACCAAATGGTGCTAGCCATT is a genomic window containing:
- a CDS encoding DUF1499 domain-containing protein, with product MKKTALLFLSLLTLTACSQGITDMEDRTSSPCGDKPNCVSTQDDREQHALAAFELSDSANLDAIEQVTLTLPGAKTANKTENYLRIECTSRIMRFVDDLELKVTGGKLIVRSESRTGYSDFGVNRKRAEQLRTSLKSEGLIK